The proteins below come from a single Arthrobacter sp. B1I2 genomic window:
- a CDS encoding DedA family protein: MWTIMTGAASPTEGLTGLVGFAARAIDTLGEWGVGGFTLAETVVPPIPSEVILPLAGYLAKQGSLNLLLVFATSTFGAYLGALLLYWLGAKLGLERSIRWLSKLPLVDREDFEHAAGWFRRHGRSSIFFGRLLPGVRSLISLPAGAAAMPLATFSLFTLAGSGLWNGALIGLGYLLGTQYRLIEEYSRFLNYAVYAALAVAVVLLVVRRTKRAKAGRADTRR; the protein is encoded by the coding sequence ATGTGGACAATCATGACCGGTGCAGCCAGCCCCACCGAGGGACTCACAGGGCTCGTGGGCTTTGCGGCGAGGGCCATCGACACCTTGGGCGAGTGGGGCGTTGGCGGCTTCACACTTGCGGAAACGGTGGTGCCTCCGATCCCCAGTGAGGTGATCCTCCCCCTGGCGGGCTACCTCGCCAAGCAGGGCTCCCTGAACCTCCTCCTCGTCTTTGCCACCAGCACCTTTGGTGCATATCTGGGCGCACTGCTGCTCTACTGGCTCGGCGCCAAACTGGGACTGGAGCGGTCCATCCGGTGGTTGTCGAAACTGCCCCTGGTTGACCGCGAAGACTTCGAGCACGCGGCGGGCTGGTTCCGCCGCCACGGCAGGTCGTCCATCTTCTTCGGCCGCCTGTTGCCCGGGGTCCGCAGCCTCATCTCCCTGCCGGCGGGAGCGGCAGCCATGCCCCTGGCAACCTTCAGCCTGTTCACCCTTGCCGGCAGCGGGCTTTGGAACGGCGCCCTCATCGGCCTGGGCTACCTCCTGGGCACCCAGTACCGGCTCATCGAGGAGTACTCCCGGTTCCTGAACTATGCCGTCTACGCTGCGTTGGCCGTTGCCGTGGTCCTGCTGGTGGTCCGGCGGACCAAGCGGGCCAAGGCCGGTCGAGCCGACACCAGGCGCTGA
- a CDS encoding enoyl-CoA hydratase, with protein sequence MTEYANILVEQQGRVGLVTLNRPSALNALNKATMEELVAAVTAMDSDPGVGAVVITGSNKAFAAGADIREMADQGYMDMYAADWFRGWEDFTRLRIPTIAAVSGFALGGGCELAMMCDLIIAGDNAKFGQPEINLAVLPGMGGSQRLTRAVGKAKAMDLILTGRFLDAEEADRCGLVSRVVPAADVVSEALKVAEGIAAKSKPAAMAAKEAVNAAFETGLAQGVLFERRLFHSLFATEDQKEGMAAFAEKRQPEFKHR encoded by the coding sequence ATGACCGAGTACGCCAACATCCTGGTGGAGCAGCAGGGCAGGGTAGGGCTCGTGACTTTGAACCGGCCCTCGGCGCTGAACGCGCTGAACAAGGCCACCATGGAGGAGTTGGTGGCCGCCGTGACCGCCATGGATTCCGATCCCGGCGTGGGCGCGGTGGTGATCACGGGTTCGAACAAGGCCTTCGCGGCAGGAGCCGACATCAGGGAGATGGCGGACCAGGGCTACATGGACATGTACGCGGCGGACTGGTTCCGGGGCTGGGAGGACTTCACCCGCCTCCGGATTCCCACCATCGCTGCGGTATCGGGGTTTGCCCTGGGTGGCGGCTGCGAACTGGCAATGATGTGCGACCTCATCATTGCCGGCGACAACGCCAAGTTCGGCCAGCCCGAAATCAACCTCGCAGTGCTCCCGGGCATGGGCGGATCGCAACGGCTCACCCGGGCTGTGGGGAAGGCGAAGGCCATGGACCTGATCCTTACCGGCAGGTTCCTTGACGCGGAGGAAGCAGACCGGTGCGGCCTGGTGTCCCGGGTGGTTCCGGCGGCGGATGTAGTGTCCGAGGCACTCAAGGTGGCCGAAGGGATTGCCGCAAAATCAAAGCCTGCGGCGATGGCTGCGAAGGAGGCCGTCAACGCCGCTTTCGAAACCGGTCTGGCCCAGGGGGTCCTGTTCGAGCGGCGGCTCTTCCACTCCCTGTTCGCCACCGAGGACCAGAAAGAAGGCATGGCGGCCTTCGCCGAGAAGCGGCAGCCTGAGTTCAAGCACCGTTAA
- the mmsB gene encoding 3-hydroxyisobutyrate dehydrogenase, whose product MPDLSRVAFLGLGHMGSPMALNLVRAGYRVTGFDVVPAALQNAQAQGVPVAVSAIEAVAGADVVLTMFPSGRHVLDAYRGGTDEPGLLAAAPPGTMFLDCSTINVDEAREAARLAVAAGHRSVDAPVSGGVVGAEAGTLTFMAGGDGADFEAVRPLLEVMGKRVVHCGSHGAGQAAKICNNLILGVSMIAVSEAFVLGEKLGLTHQALFDVASAASGQCWALTTNCPVPGPVPTSPANRDYQPGFAAALMAKDLNLAVNALHGTGVAGRMGALAAQIYDRFAAEGGAGRDFSAIITDIRVASGQHAADTAAGERRGTQLPDRRRTTTAHDDGSPE is encoded by the coding sequence ATGCCTGACCTGAGCCGTGTTGCGTTCCTGGGCCTCGGACACATGGGCAGTCCCATGGCCCTGAATCTGGTCCGGGCAGGTTACCGGGTGACCGGTTTCGACGTGGTGCCCGCAGCCCTCCAAAACGCGCAGGCGCAGGGTGTCCCGGTAGCGGTGAGCGCCATCGAGGCGGTGGCCGGCGCCGATGTGGTCCTGACCATGTTCCCCAGCGGCCGGCACGTCCTGGACGCCTATCGGGGCGGCACTGATGAACCCGGCCTGCTGGCCGCGGCGCCCCCTGGAACGATGTTCCTGGACTGCTCCACTATCAATGTGGACGAGGCCCGGGAAGCCGCCCGCCTGGCCGTTGCAGCGGGCCATCGCTCCGTTGATGCCCCCGTTTCCGGCGGCGTGGTGGGGGCCGAAGCAGGCACCCTGACGTTCATGGCCGGCGGTGACGGGGCTGACTTTGAGGCCGTGCGGCCGCTCCTGGAGGTCATGGGCAAGCGGGTGGTGCACTGCGGCAGCCACGGAGCCGGCCAGGCTGCCAAGATCTGCAACAACCTCATCCTGGGCGTCTCCATGATCGCGGTCAGCGAGGCTTTCGTGCTCGGCGAGAAGCTGGGCCTGACCCACCAGGCCCTGTTCGACGTCGCATCCGCAGCATCCGGCCAATGCTGGGCGCTGACCACCAACTGCCCCGTGCCCGGACCGGTTCCCACCAGTCCCGCCAACAGGGATTACCAGCCGGGCTTTGCCGCGGCGCTCATGGCCAAGGACCTCAATCTGGCAGTTAACGCCCTCCACGGTACGGGGGTGGCGGGCCGAATGGGGGCGCTCGCCGCGCAGATCTACGATAGGTTTGCCGCGGAAGGCGGCGCGGGCCGCGACTTCTCAGCCATCATCACAGACATCCGTGTCGCATCCGGGCAGCATGCCGCGGATACGGCGGCGGGGGAGCGCAGGGGTACGCAGTTGCCGGACCGGCGCCGGACCACAACAGCACACGACGACGGGAGCCCCGAATGA
- a CDS encoding enoyl-CoA hydratase/isomerase family protein encodes MTAATGNTTDSAAGSGGADVLFERRGRLGVVTLNRPRAVNALTAGMVDLLLRKLTAWAGDDAVAAVLVQGAGERGLCAGGDIVAIYQDMLHGGNETAHFWQTEYRVNSLIARYPKPYVALMDGLVLGGGVGVSAHGDVRVVTERTRMGMPETTIGFAPDVGGTFLLSHAPGEAGTHAALTGAHLGAADALFLGLADHYVPSHSLPGLVAALENESTEDAVARYAGQPPASVLAGQHEWIDACYASDDAEEIVTRLRGWTGPGRDEATDAADTIEAKSPTSVKVTLASLRRAASLTLDEALAQEYRAGIRFLAGPDFREGIRAQVVDKDRNPQWKPATLAEVLPGQVDRFFQPLEGGELDLQQQPDLQMKEADHA; translated from the coding sequence ATGACCGCAGCCACGGGCAACACAACGGACAGCGCGGCAGGGAGCGGAGGTGCGGACGTTCTCTTTGAACGCCGCGGCCGGCTCGGCGTGGTCACCCTCAACCGGCCCCGGGCCGTCAACGCACTCACCGCCGGCATGGTGGACCTGCTCCTGCGGAAGCTCACCGCATGGGCAGGGGACGACGCCGTGGCCGCCGTCCTGGTCCAGGGCGCCGGGGAGCGGGGACTCTGCGCGGGCGGCGACATTGTGGCCATCTACCAGGACATGCTGCACGGCGGAAATGAAACGGCCCATTTCTGGCAGACGGAGTACCGCGTGAACTCGCTGATTGCCCGGTACCCCAAACCGTACGTTGCCCTCATGGACGGGCTGGTCCTTGGCGGCGGGGTGGGCGTCTCGGCGCACGGGGATGTCCGCGTGGTCACCGAGCGGACCAGGATGGGGATGCCGGAGACCACCATTGGGTTTGCGCCCGACGTCGGCGGGACCTTCCTGCTTTCCCACGCACCAGGCGAAGCGGGAACCCATGCGGCGCTGACCGGAGCACACCTCGGGGCAGCGGATGCCTTGTTCCTTGGCCTCGCCGACCATTATGTTCCCTCGCACTCACTGCCCGGCCTCGTGGCCGCGCTGGAGAACGAAAGCACGGAGGACGCCGTCGCCCGCTACGCTGGGCAGCCCCCTGCCTCCGTGCTGGCCGGGCAGCATGAGTGGATCGATGCCTGCTACGCCTCCGACGATGCAGAAGAAATCGTTACCCGCCTACGCGGCTGGACCGGGCCCGGACGTGATGAAGCCACGGACGCGGCGGACACGATCGAAGCCAAGTCACCCACCTCGGTCAAGGTCACCCTGGCCTCCCTGCGGCGTGCCGCCAGCCTGACCCTGGATGAAGCCCTGGCCCAGGAGTACCGGGCAGGAATCCGTTTCCTGGCCGGACCTGATTTCCGCGAGGGGATCCGCGCCCAGGTAGTGGACAAGGACAGGAACCCGCAGTGGAAACCTGCCACGCTGGCCGAGGTGCTTCCCGGGCAGGTGGACAGGTTCTTCCAGCCCCTGGAGGGTGGGGAACTGGACCTGCAGCAACAGCCGGACCTGCAGATGAAGGAGGCGGACCATGCCTGA
- a CDS encoding exodeoxyribonuclease III, translating into MKIATWNVNSLRARADRVEAWLQRSDCDVLAIQETKCKDDNFPWELFERMGYEVAHFGVNQWNGVAIASRVGLEDVERTFLDQPSFGKAGKDPVQEARAMAATCGGVRIWSLYVPNGRSLDDEHMPYKLKWLESLKTHAQGLVEENPQAQVALMGDWNIAPFDEDVWDIDLFINNRSTHVSPPEREAFHAFEAAGYTDVVRPYTPGPGVYTYWDYTQLRFPKKEGMRIDFILASPALAARVTGASIDREERKGKGASDHAPVLVELAG; encoded by the coding sequence GTGAAGATAGCTACCTGGAATGTGAACTCGCTCCGTGCCCGCGCCGACCGCGTTGAAGCCTGGCTCCAGCGCAGCGACTGCGACGTCCTGGCCATCCAGGAGACCAAGTGCAAGGACGACAACTTCCCGTGGGAGCTCTTTGAACGGATGGGCTACGAGGTGGCCCACTTCGGGGTGAACCAGTGGAACGGCGTGGCCATCGCTTCCCGGGTGGGGCTGGAGGACGTGGAGCGGACGTTCCTGGACCAGCCCTCGTTCGGCAAGGCCGGCAAGGATCCCGTGCAGGAAGCCCGCGCAATGGCTGCAACCTGCGGCGGCGTCCGCATCTGGAGCCTTTACGTCCCCAACGGCCGTTCCCTGGACGACGAGCACATGCCGTACAAGCTCAAGTGGCTGGAAAGCCTGAAGACGCACGCCCAAGGGCTCGTCGAAGAGAATCCCCAGGCGCAGGTGGCTTTGATGGGCGACTGGAACATCGCACCTTTCGACGAGGACGTCTGGGACATCGATTTGTTCATCAACAACCGGTCCACGCACGTCAGCCCGCCGGAGCGGGAGGCGTTCCACGCGTTCGAAGCGGCCGGCTACACCGACGTGGTGCGCCCCTACACCCCCGGCCCCGGTGTCTACACCTACTGGGACTACACGCAGCTGCGGTTCCCTAAAAAAGAAGGCATGCGGATCGACTTCATCCTGGCCTCCCCCGCCCTGGCCGCACGCGTCACCGGCGCTTCGATCGACCGCGAGGAACGCAAGGGCAAGGGCGCTTCGGACCACGCCCCCGTGCTGGTGGAACTGGCGGGCTGA
- a CDS encoding LacI family DNA-binding transcriptional regulator — protein sequence MARTTERSQRGGHNGVSIEDVAAAAGVSTATVSRAVRGLPRVSPATREKILEVAGNLGYVASSSASGLATGRTKTIGVLAPFVSRWFFSKAIEGADRELHVRHYNLSLFNLGGHGSNRERLFSKTMVYKQIDALLVLCMALSHDEIEHLQKIDIPLVVVGGHVEECPYIGIDDYAAASTAVRHLIDLGHRDIALLHGDDETDLNFDVPRVRILAFKDVMAAAGLPTRPEWDEWGDFTVRSGQEAFRRLWARPGQKPTAIFCASDEMAMGVIFEANRVGVSVPGELSIVGIDNHDFAEPMGLTTVGQRPDVQAELATKMLLDELDGELGAVRSAVAPHELIIRRTTAPPRN from the coding sequence GTGGCACGGACAACGGAAAGGTCCCAGCGGGGCGGCCATAACGGGGTCAGCATCGAGGACGTGGCGGCAGCCGCCGGAGTCTCAACCGCCACTGTCTCCCGTGCGGTGCGTGGGTTACCCCGCGTTTCGCCGGCCACCCGGGAAAAGATCCTGGAAGTGGCGGGGAACCTGGGCTATGTGGCATCTTCCTCCGCCTCCGGCCTGGCCACGGGCCGGACCAAGACGATCGGCGTCCTGGCTCCGTTCGTCAGCCGCTGGTTCTTCTCGAAAGCCATTGAGGGCGCCGACCGCGAGCTGCATGTCCGGCACTACAACCTCTCACTCTTCAACCTCGGCGGCCACGGCAGCAACCGTGAGCGGCTCTTCAGCAAGACCATGGTCTACAAGCAGATCGACGCCCTGCTGGTCTTATGTATGGCGCTTAGTCACGACGAGATCGAACACCTGCAAAAGATCGACATTCCGCTGGTAGTGGTGGGCGGCCACGTGGAGGAGTGCCCCTACATCGGCATTGACGACTACGCTGCCGCTTCCACAGCGGTCCGGCACTTGATCGACCTGGGCCACCGGGACATCGCCCTGCTGCACGGCGACGACGAAACCGACTTGAACTTCGACGTCCCCCGGGTGCGCATCCTGGCATTCAAGGACGTGATGGCGGCTGCTGGCCTGCCCACCCGGCCGGAATGGGACGAATGGGGAGACTTTACGGTCCGCAGCGGCCAGGAGGCCTTCCGTCGCCTGTGGGCTCGACCCGGGCAGAAACCCACGGCAATCTTTTGCGCCTCGGACGAGATGGCCATGGGAGTCATCTTCGAGGCGAACCGGGTCGGCGTCAGTGTTCCAGGCGAACTGTCCATCGTGGGCATCGACAACCACGATTTCGCCGAACCCATGGGGCTGACCACCGTTGGGCAGCGGCCTGACGTGCAGGCCGAGCTGGCCACCAAGATGCTCCTCGACGAACTGGACGGCGAACTCGGAGCTGTCCGGTCCGCCGTCGCACCGCATGAGCTCATCATCCGGCGCACCACGGCCCCGCCCAGGAACTGA
- a CDS encoding carbohydrate ABC transporter permease → MTTATADASSALRARQDKGRKAAQNREKWAQGRTYISAAIVLIWCLAPAYWMVVTAFREVGFTYDTSILPTHVTLDNFRTAFDTSFGNRFGQALLNSVFIGGVVTAISLLIGVFAAYALARLNFRGKFLVLGFILGASMFPGVALITPLFQLFTNIGWMGSYQALIIPNISFVLPLTVYTMTSFFREMPWELEESARVDGCTQGQAFRKVIMPLAAPAIFTTAILAFISSWNEFLIASQLSSDATQPVTVAIANFAGAQPNQIPYTAIMAAGTIVTIPLVILVLVFQRKIVAGLTAGAVK, encoded by the coding sequence ATGACAACGGCAACAGCTGACGCCTCCTCCGCGCTTCGTGCCCGGCAGGACAAGGGCCGCAAGGCTGCACAGAACCGCGAGAAGTGGGCGCAGGGGCGGACCTACATCAGCGCAGCGATCGTCCTGATCTGGTGCCTTGCGCCGGCGTACTGGATGGTGGTGACCGCGTTCCGGGAGGTCGGCTTCACGTATGACACGTCGATCCTGCCGACCCACGTAACCCTGGACAACTTCAGGACAGCCTTTGATACGTCCTTCGGCAACAGGTTCGGGCAGGCGCTGCTGAACAGTGTGTTCATCGGCGGGGTGGTCACAGCTATCTCGCTGCTGATCGGGGTGTTCGCGGCCTACGCTCTGGCCAGGCTGAATTTCAGGGGCAAGTTCCTGGTGCTCGGCTTCATCCTGGGAGCCTCCATGTTCCCCGGCGTTGCCCTGATCACCCCGCTCTTCCAGCTGTTCACCAACATCGGCTGGATGGGTTCCTACCAGGCGCTGATCATCCCGAACATCTCTTTCGTGCTTCCGCTGACGGTCTACACCATGACCTCGTTCTTCCGGGAAATGCCGTGGGAGCTTGAGGAGTCCGCGCGCGTTGACGGCTGCACGCAGGGGCAGGCCTTCCGCAAGGTCATCATGCCCCTGGCAGCACCGGCTATCTTCACCACGGCGATCCTGGCATTCATTTCCTCGTGGAATGAGTTCCTGATCGCCAGCCAGCTGTCCAGCGACGCAACCCAGCCGGTGACGGTGGCCATCGCCAACTTCGCCGGTGCGCAGCCCAACCAGATCCCGTACACGGCCATCATGGCCGCAGGCACCATCGTCACCATCCCGCTGGTGATCCTGGTGCTCGTCTTCCAGCGCAAGATTGTGGCCGGCCTTACGGCTGGTGCAGTCAAGTGA
- a CDS encoding carbohydrate ABC transporter permease: protein MSTELNPTPVKSPASGGTPVHHAPKGVGEDNRIATQGRWASWLLAPTIIALGVVIVYPIISAIIMSFGKDAGLDPATGLFTEGGSAGIQNYVNWLAQQCSAPGGGTVACPPGTLGGQFWSATATTFFFTIVTVTLETVLGFWMAMIMARTFRGRSLVRAAVLVPWAIPTAVTAKLWFFIFAFEGIANKLFNTTILWTGSEWPAKWAVIIADVWKTTPFMALLILAGLQMIPADVYEAAKVDGTTAWQRFRLITLPLVKPALMVAILFRTLDALRMFDLPYILTGGANNTTTLSILVINQIRQGFNSAAALSTITFIIIFLVAFIFVRFLGANVVEQSGATGKGKK, encoded by the coding sequence ATGTCGACCGAGCTAAACCCGACGCCGGTGAAGTCGCCGGCGTCGGGCGGTACCCCCGTCCATCACGCGCCGAAGGGCGTAGGGGAGGACAACCGAATTGCAACCCAGGGGCGCTGGGCATCCTGGCTGCTCGCGCCCACCATCATCGCCCTGGGCGTGGTGATCGTTTACCCCATCATCAGCGCCATCATCATGTCCTTCGGAAAGGACGCCGGCCTGGACCCCGCCACCGGCCTCTTCACCGAGGGCGGCTCCGCGGGCATCCAGAACTACGTGAACTGGCTGGCGCAGCAGTGCTCGGCGCCGGGCGGCGGAACCGTAGCCTGCCCGCCGGGCACCCTGGGCGGCCAGTTCTGGTCCGCTACCGCCACCACGTTCTTCTTCACCATCGTGACGGTAACCCTGGAGACCGTCCTGGGCTTCTGGATGGCCATGATCATGGCCCGCACATTCCGCGGCCGCAGCCTGGTCCGTGCCGCCGTGCTGGTGCCCTGGGCCATCCCCACGGCCGTGACGGCCAAGCTGTGGTTCTTCATCTTCGCCTTCGAAGGCATTGCCAACAAGCTGTTCAACACCACCATCCTGTGGACGGGCAGTGAGTGGCCGGCCAAGTGGGCCGTGATCATCGCGGACGTCTGGAAGACCACGCCGTTCATGGCGCTGCTGATCCTGGCCGGCCTGCAGATGATCCCGGCGGACGTTTACGAAGCGGCGAAGGTGGACGGCACCACTGCCTGGCAGCGGTTCCGCCTGATCACCCTGCCGCTGGTCAAGCCGGCCCTGATGGTGGCTATCCTTTTCCGCACCTTGGATGCACTGCGCATGTTCGACCTGCCATACATCCTGACCGGCGGTGCTAATAACACCACCACGTTGTCGATCCTGGTGATCAACCAGATCAGGCAAGGCTTCAACTCGGCGGCCGCACTGTCCACCATCACCTTCATCATCATCTTCCTTGTCGCCTTCATCTTTGTCCGCTTCCTTGGGGCAAATGTCGTTGAACAGAGCGGCGCCACCGGAAAGGGGAAGAAATGA
- a CDS encoding ABC transporter substrate-binding protein, with amino-acid sequence MKTPRFLLPAATAGILALTLSACGGGGGGTTGGGGGSDAEANLDGRGPITYVQGKDNNNVVRPFIEKWNAAHPDEKVTFKEQTDQADQQHDDLVQHFQAKQSDYDVVSVDVIWTAEFAAKGWLQPLKDKMAIDTSKMLKAPVEAASYKGTLYAAPKDSDGGILFYRKDLVPNPPKTWDEMMGMCSIAKENNIGCYAGQYSKYEGLTVNAAEAINSAGGSVLNKDGKPNLNTPEAKAGLENLAKAYADGNIPKEAITYKEEDSRQAFQSGKLLFLRNWPYVYSLMSTEGSSAVKDKFGMAPLPGKDGPGASALGGHNAAINVYSKNKATALDFIKFIETEENQKFFANQASLAPILTSVYEDKELVAKLPYLSVLQTSIQNAVPRPVTPFYPAVTKAIQENAYAALKGEKPVDTALSDMQKSIESAGAGS; translated from the coding sequence ATGAAAACCCCGAGATTCCTGCTTCCGGCTGCCACTGCCGGCATTCTGGCCCTGACCCTGTCCGCCTGCGGCGGAGGTGGAGGCGGCACCACAGGTGGAGGCGGAGGCAGCGACGCCGAGGCAAACCTCGATGGCCGCGGACCCATCACCTATGTCCAGGGCAAGGACAACAACAATGTTGTGCGCCCCTTCATTGAGAAGTGGAACGCGGCGCACCCCGATGAGAAGGTCACGTTCAAAGAGCAGACCGACCAGGCGGACCAGCAGCACGACGACCTTGTCCAGCACTTCCAGGCGAAGCAGTCCGACTATGACGTGGTCAGCGTAGACGTCATTTGGACCGCGGAGTTTGCCGCCAAGGGCTGGTTGCAGCCGCTGAAGGACAAGATGGCAATAGACACTTCCAAGATGCTTAAGGCACCGGTGGAAGCAGCGTCCTATAAGGGCACGCTCTACGCCGCGCCCAAGGATTCCGACGGCGGCATCCTCTTCTACCGCAAGGACCTGGTCCCCAACCCGCCCAAAACGTGGGACGAGATGATGGGCATGTGCTCCATCGCCAAGGAAAACAACATCGGCTGCTACGCCGGCCAGTACAGCAAGTATGAAGGCCTCACCGTCAATGCTGCCGAAGCCATTAACTCCGCTGGTGGTTCCGTCCTGAACAAGGACGGCAAGCCGAACCTGAACACACCGGAAGCCAAGGCCGGCCTGGAAAACCTGGCCAAGGCCTATGCCGACGGCAACATCCCGAAGGAAGCCATCACTTACAAGGAAGAGGACAGCCGGCAGGCCTTCCAGAGTGGCAAGCTCCTGTTCCTGCGCAACTGGCCCTACGTCTACAGCCTGATGAGCACTGAGGGTTCCTCTGCCGTCAAGGACAAGTTCGGCATGGCGCCCCTCCCGGGTAAGGACGGCCCCGGTGCTTCCGCCCTTGGTGGGCATAACGCAGCCATCAATGTGTATTCCAAGAACAAGGCCACGGCACTGGACTTCATCAAGTTCATCGAGACCGAGGAAAATCAGAAGTTCTTTGCGAACCAGGCCTCGCTGGCTCCGATCCTGACGTCAGTGTACGAAGACAAGGAACTCGTGGCCAAGCTGCCTTATCTGTCTGTTCTCCAGACCTCGATCCAGAACGCGGTTCCGCGCCCGGTAACGCCGTTCTACCCCGCTGTCACCAAGGCAATCCAAGAGAACGCCTACGCAGCCCTGAAGGGCGAGAAGCCGGTCGATACGGCCTTGTCTGACATGCAGAAGTCCATCGAATCCGCTGGCGCAGGATCGTAG
- a CDS encoding glycoside hydrolase family 13 protein — MPSAWWADAVVYQIYPRSFADGNGDGMGDLRGVTQRLPYLEKLGVDAIWLSPFYKSPQADGGYDVADYRQVDPLFGSLADYDAMLQEAHRRGLKVIVDLVPNHTSDEHVWFRDALAAAPGSPERDRYIFREGKDEEPGSGDGRRAPNNWKSVFGGPAWSRVAEADGSPGQWYLHLFDTKQPDLNWENLEVQEEMRSVLRFWLDRGADGFRVDVAHGLVKEAGLPDWEGVAAMVEGTSAPRRESHLPGDAPHAHTDAEEPHRAVSPMYPPSPFFDQDGVHDIYRDWNRVLAEYGGNRMMVAEAWVEPAERLARYVRPDEMQQAFNFDFLLAGWDAERMADAIDASLAAAASVGAPCTWVLSNHDTVRHSTRFGLTDPTTFPKGIGAGDEQPDAALGLARARAATLVALALPGSAYLYQGEELGLPEHTALPDEARQDPTFFRTNGAEIGRDGCRVPLPWAGDEPGFGFSGALSGEAPGPWLPQPESFGPLAADRQDGEDGSTLELYRAALAFRSSRHLGSGSVEWTGEHAPDAGLLAFRNGDVVVLSNMGFASAPVPDGYAVVLSSGPEPAEDWAGMREVPVDCTVYLQQD, encoded by the coding sequence ATGCCCTCCGCCTGGTGGGCCGACGCCGTCGTCTACCAGATCTATCCCCGGTCCTTTGCCGACGGCAACGGCGATGGAATGGGCGATCTGCGCGGCGTTACCCAACGGCTTCCCTATCTTGAAAAACTGGGAGTGGACGCCATCTGGCTCTCACCGTTCTACAAGTCCCCGCAGGCAGACGGGGGTTACGACGTGGCGGACTACCGGCAGGTGGACCCGCTCTTCGGCTCACTGGCGGACTACGACGCCATGTTGCAGGAAGCTCATCGCCGCGGCCTGAAGGTCATTGTGGACCTGGTTCCCAACCACACCTCGGACGAGCATGTGTGGTTCCGGGACGCCCTGGCGGCAGCTCCGGGAAGCCCTGAACGGGACCGGTACATCTTCCGGGAGGGCAAGGACGAGGAACCGGGGTCCGGGGACGGCAGGCGGGCGCCCAACAACTGGAAATCCGTGTTCGGCGGGCCGGCCTGGAGCCGGGTGGCCGAGGCGGACGGGTCCCCCGGCCAGTGGTACCTCCACCTTTTCGACACCAAGCAGCCGGACCTGAACTGGGAAAACCTGGAAGTACAGGAGGAAATGCGGTCGGTCCTGCGCTTCTGGCTGGACCGCGGCGCCGATGGGTTCCGTGTGGATGTTGCCCACGGCCTGGTGAAAGAAGCGGGACTTCCGGATTGGGAAGGCGTGGCTGCGATGGTGGAGGGAACCTCCGCTCCGCGCCGCGAGAGCCACCTGCCCGGTGACGCTCCCCATGCCCACACGGATGCTGAGGAACCGCACAGGGCGGTCTCCCCGATGTATCCGCCGTCGCCATTTTTTGACCAGGACGGAGTTCATGACATCTACCGGGACTGGAACCGCGTCCTGGCCGAATACGGCGGGAACCGGATGATGGTGGCCGAGGCCTGGGTGGAACCGGCAGAGCGCCTGGCACGGTACGTCCGTCCCGATGAGATGCAGCAGGCCTTCAACTTCGATTTCCTGCTGGCCGGCTGGGACGCCGAGCGTATGGCTGACGCCATTGACGCATCCCTGGCAGCGGCAGCATCCGTGGGGGCTCCGTGCACCTGGGTGCTCAGCAACCACGACACGGTGCGGCACAGCACCCGGTTTGGGCTCACGGATCCCACTACTTTCCCGAAAGGCATTGGCGCCGGAGACGAACAGCCCGACGCAGCCCTGGGCCTTGCCCGGGCCCGCGCCGCCACACTGGTTGCGCTGGCGCTTCCGGGCTCGGCCTACCTTTACCAGGGCGAGGAGTTGGGTCTTCCGGAGCACACCGCCCTTCCCGACGAGGCCAGGCAGGACCCAACATTCTTCCGGACAAACGGTGCCGAGATCGGCCGTGACGGCTGCCGCGTCCCGCTGCCGTGGGCAGGGGACGAACCCGGTTTCGGTTTTTCCGGAGCACTATCGGGAGAGGCGCCCGGGCCGTGGCTCCCCCAGCCGGAAAGTTTCGGGCCTTTGGCCGCCGACCGGCAGGACGGCGAGGATGGCTCCACGCTGGAGCTTTACCGGGCCGCCCTGGCATTCAGGTCATCCCGGCACCTGGGCAGCGGCAGCGTGGAGTGGACCGGCGAGCACGCGCCGGACGCCGGGCTGCTGGCGTTCCGGAACGGGGATGTGGTGGTGCTGTCCAACATGGGCTTCGCCTCGGCCCCCGTACCCGACGGCTACGCCGTGGTGCTGTCCAGCGGCCCCGAACCGGCTGAAGACTGGGCCGGCATGCGGGAGGTTCCCGTGGACTGCACTGTGTACCTGCAGCAGGATTAG